A single window of Halodesulfovibrio marinisediminis DSM 17456 DNA harbors:
- a CDS encoding PqqD family protein, with translation MSLQKAMACVPVRNLLVEETNRTAKTVTLSFPLRMRPWFSKFTTAFGHEPPAQKKHLELDELGTFCWSLINDKRSVQAIAIELSKTYKLHPEESRVAVSQFIRQLGKRGVIGLKEGAS, from the coding sequence TTGTCTTTGCAAAAGGCAATGGCTTGTGTCCCTGTCCGAAATCTTTTGGTTGAAGAAACCAACCGCACCGCAAAAACAGTCACACTATCCTTCCCACTCCGTATGCGCCCGTGGTTTAGCAAATTCACCACAGCCTTCGGCCATGAGCCGCCTGCACAAAAAAAACACCTCGAACTCGACGAGCTCGGTACATTCTGCTGGTCGCTTATCAACGACAAGCGCTCAGTACAGGCCATAGCAATAGAGCTTTCCAAAACTTATAAACTGCATCCGGAAGAATCCCGTGTTGCAGTCAGTCAATTCATCCGGCAACTGGGTAAACGAGGCGTAATAGGTTTGAAAGAAGGAGCAAGCTAA
- a CDS encoding PP2C family protein-serine/threonine phosphatase, with amino-acid sequence MRAFLLYLTALILIYIYNGRICPFVSNLPSWQIGLLVLVVLGGAYLVRTLCYITVVFKQRLDVQAKMVGWMDFALFFAAGLSMVGFYSIVHGFPLIESGSKVLMGTLAIGFFVSIDLALEHSRKVMQMARRMEWTYALPQYYYPITTKFFLFGTITVLLFASLVVAVVTRDLYLLSEMEGHVSRAHIVLARKSILIDIIFIMMVLIGFTLNLLYSYSLNLRMLFESQTGILERVSKGDMDDFVPVMSSDEFGIIAGHTNSMITGLRDRIRMMEGLKVASEMQQALFPKKRTDFAGVDIAATSLFSDETGGDFFDFLENLGPEKNEMVVVLGDVTGHGIGAALLMASTRAYLRMQAEYQYSPGVLLSNTNRLLAYDSYGTGRFVTLFCLHISGGDNLIKWASAGHDPAIIFNGETSEFRDLKARGLPLGVMPETEYEEVCCDALCSGEVMLIGTDGIWEAMDANGQMYGKDRLKEVIRKNYDKTSAEILHAVAEAVRGFQNGEPQLDDITVVVLKAD; translated from the coding sequence ATGCGTGCATTTTTACTTTATCTTACCGCCCTTATCCTTATCTATATCTATAATGGAAGGATATGTCCTTTTGTTTCAAACCTTCCATCGTGGCAGATTGGGCTTCTGGTACTTGTTGTTCTTGGGGGGGCTTATTTAGTCAGGACTCTATGTTATATAACAGTAGTTTTTAAACAGAGGCTTGATGTGCAGGCCAAGATGGTCGGCTGGATGGATTTTGCACTATTCTTTGCTGCCGGTTTAAGTATGGTTGGCTTTTATAGCATTGTGCATGGTTTCCCATTGATTGAAAGCGGAAGTAAAGTTTTGATGGGGACATTAGCTATTGGCTTTTTTGTTTCTATAGACCTTGCGCTTGAACATAGCCGGAAGGTTATGCAGATGGCTCGGCGTATGGAATGGACGTATGCACTTCCCCAGTATTACTACCCCATAACCACAAAATTTTTCTTGTTCGGCACGATAACTGTTTTGCTGTTTGCCTCACTGGTTGTCGCTGTTGTCACCCGTGATTTATATTTGCTGAGTGAGATGGAGGGGCACGTCAGTAGGGCACACATTGTGTTGGCGCGTAAGTCGATTCTTATAGACATAATTTTCATTATGATGGTGCTCATCGGGTTTACTCTTAACTTGCTTTATTCGTATTCACTTAATCTACGAATGCTTTTTGAAAGTCAGACAGGAATACTGGAGCGTGTGAGCAAAGGGGATATGGATGACTTTGTACCGGTGATGAGTTCTGATGAATTCGGCATAATTGCAGGGCATACTAATTCGATGATTACAGGCTTGCGTGATCGAATTCGCATGATGGAAGGGCTTAAAGTTGCAAGCGAAATGCAACAGGCGCTCTTTCCTAAAAAGCGTACAGACTTTGCTGGAGTGGATATCGCAGCAACTTCTTTATTCAGCGATGAAACAGGCGGAGACTTTTTTGATTTTTTAGAAAATCTTGGTCCTGAGAAAAATGAAATGGTCGTTGTGCTCGGTGATGTGACTGGTCATGGCATTGGCGCTGCGTTGTTAATGGCATCAACTCGGGCATATTTGCGGATGCAGGCAGAGTATCAATACTCTCCGGGAGTTCTTCTTTCGAATACAAACAGACTGCTTGCTTATGATAGTTACGGTACAGGACGCTTTGTAACACTGTTCTGTTTACATATTTCAGGTGGTGATAATTTGATAAAATGGGCAAGTGCAGGGCATGATCCCGCTATTATTTTTAATGGGGAAACGTCTGAGTTCAGGGATCTTAAAGCACGCGGGCTGCCGTTGGGCGTAATGCCGGAGACCGAGTATGAAGAGGTGTGTTGTGATGCGTTATGTTCCGGTGAAGTGATGCTAATCGGCACAGATGGTATTTGGGAAGCAATGGATGCGAATGGTCAAATGTACGGAAAGGATCGGCTGAAAGAGGTTATTCGGAAGAATTATGATAAGACGTCGGCAGAGATTTTACATGCCGTTGCTGAGGCTGTGAGGGGGTTCCAAAATGGTGAGCCGCAATTGGATGATATCACAGTTGTAGTGCTAAAAGCAGATTGA